Proteins from a single region of Pseudomonadota bacterium:
- a CDS encoding DNA-directed RNA polymerase subunit omega codes for MARVTVEDCLSHVENRFELVHLAANRTKQIYRGSKPLVRCKNRESVSSLREIAEGLVKPALKGDDETPDNN; via the coding sequence ATGGCCAGAGTCACAGTAGAGGATTGCCTGAGCCACGTGGAAAATCGTTTCGAGCTCGTCCACCTGGCCGCAAACAGAACCAAGCAGATCTACAGGGGTTCGAAACCCCTTGTCAGATGCAAGAACCGCGAGTCGGTCAGCTCACTCCGCGAGATTGCAGAGGGGCTCGTCAAGCCCGCCTTGAAGGGCGATGACGAAACTCCGGACAACAACTGA